From the Solanum stenotomum isolate F172 chromosome 4, ASM1918654v1, whole genome shotgun sequence genome, one window contains:
- the LOC125863174 gene encoding uncharacterized protein LOC125863174 produces the protein MNPMRKKCVKEEICEDVMIKILDFLPSKSLAKFKCVSKCWEKYITDCRCRRWIQKPYLVGFFCQHFEVPRVPMRTNFFSSSQSVIDGTFDESLDNLFHSNARLVAASNGFLLCYVKKVHYYVYNPSTSQLLVLPKTQICMEDDEYNPPPIGFICKVDNPDNKDIISFTIVRYAIPDYQSNLQFAVTIESFSSETNAWTANKIILDVPLGLFRSTQSPSASVIDGVFCWLDDSLQITVYDSIYKSFWALKLPEDMERGKSGGCYLGSSAGGLYFALNIIFEATIIVWYLVSNIRSRDAVWVKKYVGNVGSTVLQCRKDFGLEGYHRIVLKTMVIHPTVPHIFYLGFLRKVISYDFEMDVAQLVYNFSGISPTESYKCFPYEWYQWPRRLL, from the coding sequence ATGAATCCAATGAGAAAGAAGTGTGTAAAGGAGGAGATTTGTGAAGAtgttatgataaaaatattggACTTTTTGCCTTCAAAATCTCTGGCAAAGTTTAAATGTGTATCCAAGTGTTGGGAAAAGTACATTACTGATTGCCGTTGCAGACGATGGATCCAAAAACCATATCTAGTTGGTTTCTTTTGTCAACACTTCGAGGTTCCCCGTGTACCTATGCGGACTAACTTCTTCTCGTCGTCTCAATCAGTGATTGATGGCACTTTCGATGAGTCATTAGACAATCTTTTTCATAGCAATGCACGTCTTGTTGCAGCATCCAATGGTTTTCTTCTTTGCTATGTGAAAAAGGTGCATTACTATGTTTATAATCCCTCCACAAGCCAATTATTGGTTCTTCCAAAAACTCAAATCTGCATGGAGGACGACGAATATAATCCACCACCTATTGGATTTATTTGTAAGGTAGATAACCCTGATAATAAAGATATTATCTCCTTCACTATAGTTCGGTATGCAATACCTGACTATCAATCTAATTTACAATTTGCTGTAACCATCGAAAGTTTCTCTTCTGAAACTAATGCTTGGACTGCAAATAAGATTATTCTTGATGTACCTCTAGGACTGTTTCGTTCTACGCAATCACCATCAGCTAGTGTCATCGATGGAGTATTCTGTTGGCTTGATGATTCACTACAGATAACTGTTTATGATAGTATCTACAAGTCTTTCTGGGCTTTGAAATTGCCTGAAGATATGGAGAGAGGAAAATCAGGTGGTTGTTATCTTGGATCATCAGCTGGTGGATTGTATTTTgcattgaatattatatttgaGGCAACCATCATTGTGTGGTACCTTGTGAGCAATATTCGTAGTCGAGATGCAGTATGGGTTAAGAAGTATGTTGGAAATGTAGGCAGCACTGTTCTACAATGCCGGAAGGATTTTGGACTTGAGGGCTATCATAGAATTGTGTTGAAAACCATGGTCATTCATCCTACTGTTCCACACATATTTTATTTAGGTTTTCTTCGTAAGGTTATTTCTTATGACTTTGAGATGGATGTTGCACAACTTGTCTATAATTTTTCAGGCATAAGTCCAACAGAGAGCTACAAATGTTTTCCTTATGAATGGTATCAATGGCCGCGTCGTCTTCTGTAG
- the LOC125861667 gene encoding uncharacterized protein LOC125861667, with protein sequence MEDDEYNPPPIGFICKVDNPDNKDIISFTIVRYAIPDYQSNLQFAVTIESFSSETNAWTANKIILDVPLGLFRSTQSPSASVIDGVFCWLDDSLQITVYDSIYKSFWALKLPEDMERGKSGGCYLGSSAGGLYFALNIIFEATIIVWYLVSNIRSRDAVWVKKYVGNVGSTVLQCRKDFGLEGYHRIVLKTMVIHPTVPHIFYLGFLRKVISYDFEMDVAQLVYNFSDNLVAVQKLIHIPRQEGVARMLNIPHFQPYNEEEDVKK encoded by the exons ATGGAGGACGACGAATATAATCCACCACCTATTGGATTTATTTGTAAGGTAGATAACCCTGATAATAAAGATATTATCTCCTTCACTATAGTTCGGTATGCAATACCTGACTATCAATCTAATTTACAATTTGCTGTAACCATCGAAAGTTTCTCTTCTGAAACTAATGCTTGGACTGCAAATAAGATTATTCTTGATGTACCTCTAGGACTGTTTCGTTCTACGCAATCACCATCAGCTAGTGTCATCGATGGAGTATTCTGTTGGCTTGATGATTCACTACAGATAACTGTTTATGATAGTATCTACAAGTCTTTCTGGGCTTTGAAATTGCCTGAAGATATGGAGAGAGGAAAATCAGGTGGTTGTTATCTTGGATCATCAGCTGGTGGATTGTATTTTgcattgaatattatatttgaGGCAACCATCATTGTGTGGTACCTTGTGAGCAATATTCGTAGTCGAGATGCAGTATGGGTTAAGAAGTATGTTGGAAATGTAGGCAGCACTGTTCTACAATGCCGGAAGGATTTTGGACTTGAGGGCTATCATAGAATTGTGTTGAAAACCATGGTCATTCATCCTACTGTTCCACACATATTTTATTTAGGTTTTCTTCGTAAGGTTATTTCTTATGACTTTGAGATGGATGTTGCACAACTTGTCTATAATTTTTCAG ATAATTTAGTTGCAGTGCAGAAATTAATACATATTCCCAGacaagagggagttgctcggatgctAAACatccctcacttccaaccctaTAATGAGGAAGaagatgtaaaaaaataa